The segment CGAGGGCCCTGGCAAACCCGCGCGCTGGGAGTCGTTCATGGTCCCGGTCGAGCCGGGCGCGAACGTCATCTCCTGCCTTCAGACCATCGCGGCCGACCCCGTTACCGAGGAAGGCCGCCGCACTACACCCGTCGTTTGGGACGCCAACTGCCTCGAAGAGGTCTGCGGCGCGTGCACCATGGTCATCAACGGTCGCGTGCGACAGAGCTGCTCCTGCCTCATCGATCAGGTCGCGCCACGCAACGGCGACACCATCACTCTCGAACCCATGTCGAAGTTTCCCGTCGTGCGAGACCTCTGGGTCGATCGCTCCCGGCTCTTCCACGCCCTCGCACGAGTCCGCGCCTGGGCGCCCATCGACGACACCTTCGACCGCGGCCCAGGCCCCCGCGAAACACCCGAAAAGCAAGCCCTCCGATACACGCTTTCCACCTGCATGTCCTGCGGCTGCTGCCTCGAAGCCTGTCCGCAGTTCCTCCTCGTCGAGGACGAGACGAAGTGGGACACCGCTTTCGTCGGCGCGCACGCCCTCAGCCAAGCCCGCCTCTTCAACGCCCATGAGACCGGCCGCACACTCAAGGGCGAACGCCTCGAAGCCCTCACCGGCCCCGGCGGCGTCTCCGACTGCGGCAACGCCCAGAACTGCGTCAAGGTCTGCCCGAAGGAGATCCCCCTCACGGAATCCATCGCCGACATCGGCCGCCAGACGACCCTCCACGCTCTCGCCCGCTGGTTCACCGGCCGCTGACCCCCGTATCGCCGGCCTGCCGGTCGAGGCTCGGGTCGGGGCATGATCGGGCGGATTTTGCCCGACCCGAACCCGACCGGGCCTCGTATCGAATCTATGGAGAGGGGTTCTGGTTCGGTCTTGTCCGTCGTGGCGGAACCGCCGATAGGACGAGTTGGTAGAGCGCAGGGACTGGCCCTCGGGCCGCCGCATGGAAGCGACGGGCCGACGCCGCAGGGCGTCGTCCGGGCATCGAAGTTCTGAGCCGTCGGCATCTCCCCGGAGTGGAGGGAGACGCCCGCCGGGGAGGAGGAACGCGATGTCCGAACTGCGCCATCCGTCATCCGATCATTCGAGCGAGAACGCGCGCGGCGCGGGACGCGAGCTGGCAGAACTGATCGCCTCGCGCGTCGATCGCGCCTCGCACCACGACCAGAACTGGACCGGCACGTTCTGGGATTACCTCGACCTCTGCGCCCAGAACCCGGCCGTCGCGCGCAACGCCTACCAGCGCCTCTACGACGCCATCCTCGCCCACGGCTTCGAGAAGTACCGCCTCTTCAAGCGCGACTGCATTCGCTACCACTTCTTCTCCGACCCCTTCGACCACGGGCAGGACGCCATCTTCGGCCTCGACTTCGCCCTCATGGAACTCGTCGACGTCCTCCGCTCCGCCGCCGAGGGATACGGCACCGACAAGCGCATCCTCCTCCTGCACGGCCCGGTCGGCTCCAGCAAGAGCACCATCGCGCGCCTCCTGAAGAAGGGCGTCGAGCACTACTCCCGCACGCCCGAAGGCGCGCTCTACTCGTTCTCCTGGCTCCTCGACGAGCGCTGCGAGGTCACGCCGCAGGAGGGCAACCACGCCGAGGCCGTCCGCACGCACGCCTTCCCCTCGCCGATGCACGAGGACCCGCTCGTGCTCGTCCCGCGCGAGGCCCGCGCCCCGCTGCTCGAACAACTCAACGCCCACTACCGCCCGCGCCACCACCACGGCAAGGTCCGCATCTACGGCGAGCCGGACCCCTTCAGCCGGCGCATCTACGACGACCTCATGCGCTTCTACGACGGCGATTGGCGCCGCGTCATGGAGCACGTCCGCGTCCGCCGCGTCGTGCTGAGCGAGAAGGACCGCGTCGGCATCGGCACCTTCCAGCCCAAGGACGAGAAGAACCAGGATTCCACCGAACTCACGGGCGACATCAACTACCGCAAGATCGCCCTCTACGGCAGCGACAGCGACCCGCGCGCCTTCAACTTCGACGGCGAACTCAACATCGCCAACCGCGGCGTCTGCGAGTTCATCGAGATCCTCAAGCTCGACGTCGCCTTCCTTTACGACCTGCTCGGCGCGACGCAGGAGCACACCATCAAGCCCAAGAAGTTCGCCCAGACCCACATCGACGAGGTCATCCTGGGGCACACCAACGAACCCGAGTACAAGCGCCTCCAGTCCAACGAGATGATGGAGGCCTTCCGCGATCGCACCATCAAGATCGACGTCCCCTACAACATCCGCCTCGACGACGAGATCCGCATCTACCAGAAGGACTTCGGACCGGAGCGCATCCGCAACGTCCACGTCGCCCCGCATACCCTGGAGGTCGCAGCCATGTGGGCCGTCCTCACGCGGCTCCAGGAACCCAAGAAGGCCGGACTCTCCCTCCTCCAGAAGATGAAGCTCTACAACGGGCGCAGCATCCCCGGCTTCACCGAGGACGCCGTCAAGGAACTCAAGGAAGAAGCCACCCGCGAGGGCATGACCGGCATCAGCCCCCGCTACATCCAGGACAAGATCAGCAACGCCCTCGTCAGCCGCCAGGCCCTCGAGGAGAAGTGCATCAACCCGTTCATGGTGCTCAACGAACTCGAGGGCGGCCTGAGCCACCACTCCCTCATCACCGACGAGGAGACCCGCAAACGCTACCGCGAGCTCCTCTCCGTCGTGAAGGAGGAGTACGAGGACGTCATCAAGGCCGAGGTCCAGCGGGCCATCAGCGCGGACGAAGAGGCCATCAAGCGCCTCTGTGCCAACTACATCGAGAACGTGCGCGCCTACACCCAGAAGGAGCGCGTCCTCAACAAGTACACCGGCAAGTACGACGAACCGGACGAGCGCCTCATGCGCTCCATCGAGGATAAGATCGACGTCCCCGAGAGCCGAAAGGACGACTTCCGACAGGAGATCATGAACTACATCGGCGCCCTCGCCCTCGACGGCAAGAAGTTCGAGTACAACACCAACGCCCGCCTCTACAAGGCACTCGAACTCAAGCTCTTCGAGGACCAACGCGACACCATCAAGCTCAAGAACCTCGTCTCCTCCGTCGTCGACGACGAGACGCAGCAGAAGATCGACGTCGTCAAGCAGCGCCTCATCAAGCAGTTTGGCTACAACGAGACGAGCGCCACGGACGTGCTCAACTACGTCGCGAGCATCTTCGCGCGGGGGGACGCGAAGAAGTAGACCGGACACCCCGGCCCGAGGCCGCGCCGACCGCAAGCTTCCAATGATGGAGTTGCCGACTCCGCATATCCGCATATCCGCAGATCGATGCCGCTCCTCTCGATCAGGCGCGTTCGCGTTGTGCCGCACGCGGTTCGCGTGTAGCCTGATCTGACGCGACCGCGCGACCTACCCCTGCCGCGGCGCGCCACGCTTCCGCCGCAAGGAGCCGATCATGCGCCGGTCATGCATCCTGTTGACGATCGTCATCGCCTGCGCGGGCACGCACGCTCCCGGCCAGGACGCCGGCACGATCGATCCGACGCCCGTTCCGCGCCTCGAACCTCCCTCGCACGAGGCGCGCCTCGTCTACGAGGGTCAGCTCGTCTGGCTGGGCGCGCCCGTCGACGGAGACGTGGACTTCCTTCTCTGGGCTTTCGACCGTCCCGTCGCGGGCACCCTCATCGACGGACCCGCGGCCTACGACCTGGTGCCCGTCCGCGAGGGATGGTTCCGGCTCGAACTCCCCCCAACGCTGCTCTCCCATGGCGTCGGATTCGTCTGGCTTGAAGTCGCGGTGCGCTGGCCCTCCGGTCAGGGGGAGTACGCGCTCCTCGACGGGCGGCAGCGGTTCGACACCTCCTCGGTCGCGTTCGTCCGGCGCGAGACCGCTGACACCGATTCCCAGGACAAGTCGCGCGATGCGCGGGAGCCTCAACCCACACACCACCTCGGGCCGTCCCGGCCAGCCGTCCCGGTCGCGCTCGCCCGTCCCGGCGAAAGCAATACCTCAACCGGCAGCGCAAGGCACGGCGGGGAACGATCCACCGAACACCTCGCCGACCGCGGCGGGAGTGGTTCCGACGGCGGCGGCCGCGCGTGCGACTGGACCATCAGCGGCAACACCATCTACTACTTGTGCGGGAACGTCGGCATCGGCACCCCGAACCCGCTGCGCCCCTTGCACGTCGTGACGCTCGGGCCGGTCGCCATCCTGGCGGAAAGCACCAACATCGCCGCCGACCAGTTCTACTACGGCATCTGGGGGCAGACCGCATCGCCGAACGGTCGAGGGGTGCTCGGCGTCGCAACCGCCACATCCGGAAGCACCTACGGCGTGTTCGGACGCAGCGACAGTTCGAGCGGCCGCGGGGTCTACGGCCTCGCCAGTGCTCCCGCCGGCACGACCACGGGCGTCTACGGCGAGAGCATGAGCCAGAACGGACGCGGCGTCTTCGGCATCGCCAGAAAGACCAGTGGCACGAACTACGGCGTCTGGGGAGAGTCCGCCTCCACGACCGGGCGCGGCGTGCTGGGCTATGCCACCGCGACCACGGGCGGCGCCTACGGCGTGTTCGGACGCAGCGACAGCACCAGCGGCCGAGGTGTCTACGGGATCGCCACACGCACCACCGGCGTCGCCCACGGCGTCGTGGGACAGACCAACAGCGGCCAGGGCGCGGGTGTCTACGGCTTCTCCACGAGCACATCCGGCGCCACCGGCGTTCTCGGCAAGGTCGGAGACGCCGGCGCCGCCTACGGCGTCTACGGAATCGCCGAGGGCACGCACGGAACCGCCGTCTTCGGCCACTCAACCGTTCTCAGTGGGCTTGCCTACGGCGTCGCGGGACGCGCCGACAGCACCGCGGGCATCGCTCTCTCAGGCCATGCCAGCGCGTCAACGGGCGCCACCATGGGCGTCCTCGCCATCTGCACCAGCACGAGCTCTGGCGCACGAGGCCTCTACGCCGTCGCCTCCGCGCCTGCCGTCGCCATATATGCCGAGGGCAACTCCGTCACGACCGGCACCAAGTCATTCGAGATCGACCATCCACTCGACCCCGCCAACAAGTTCCTGCGCCACTACTGCACTGAAGGCCCCGAACCCGTCAACGCCTACACCGGCAACGTCATTCTCGACGATAGCGGACAGGCGTGGGTGGACCTCCCCGACTACTTCGAGGCCATCAACCGTGACTTCCGCTACCAACTGACACCCATCGGCGCCCCGGCTCCCATGCTCTACGTCGCCGACGAAGTCCGCGACAACCGATTCCGAATCGCCGGCGGCCCCCCCGGCCTGAAGGTCTCCTGGCGCATCGACGCCACCCGCAACGACGCCTACCTCCGCGCATACGGCGCGC is part of the Synechococcales cyanobacterium CNB genome and harbors:
- a CDS encoding serine protein kinase; amino-acid sequence: MSELRHPSSDHSSENARGAGRELAELIASRVDRASHHDQNWTGTFWDYLDLCAQNPAVARNAYQRLYDAILAHGFEKYRLFKRDCIRYHFFSDPFDHGQDAIFGLDFALMELVDVLRSAAEGYGTDKRILLLHGPVGSSKSTIARLLKKGVEHYSRTPEGALYSFSWLLDERCEVTPQEGNHAEAVRTHAFPSPMHEDPLVLVPREARAPLLEQLNAHYRPRHHHGKVRIYGEPDPFSRRIYDDLMRFYDGDWRRVMEHVRVRRVVLSEKDRVGIGTFQPKDEKNQDSTELTGDINYRKIALYGSDSDPRAFNFDGELNIANRGVCEFIEILKLDVAFLYDLLGATQEHTIKPKKFAQTHIDEVILGHTNEPEYKRLQSNEMMEAFRDRTIKIDVPYNIRLDDEIRIYQKDFGPERIRNVHVAPHTLEVAAMWAVLTRLQEPKKAGLSLLQKMKLYNGRSIPGFTEDAVKELKEEATREGMTGISPRYIQDKISNALVSRQALEEKCINPFMVLNELEGGLSHHSLITDEETRKRYRELLSVVKEEYEDVIKAEVQRAISADEEAIKRLCANYIENVRAYTQKERVLNKYTGKYDEPDERLMRSIEDKIDVPESRKDDFRQEIMNYIGALALDGKKFEYNTNARLYKALELKLFEDQRDTIKLKNLVSSVVDDETQQKIDVVKQRLIKQFGYNETSATDVLNYVASIFARGDAKK
- the sdhB gene encoding succinate dehydrogenase iron-sulfur subunit, with the translated sequence MTATATAKRTVRLRIRRCEGPGKPARWESFMVPVEPGANVISCLQTIAADPVTEEGRRTTPVVWDANCLEEVCGACTMVINGRVRQSCSCLIDQVAPRNGDTITLEPMSKFPVVRDLWVDRSRLFHALARVRAWAPIDDTFDRGPGPRETPEKQALRYTLSTCMSCGCCLEACPQFLLVEDETKWDTAFVGAHALSQARLFNAHETGRTLKGERLEALTGPGGVSDCGNAQNCVKVCPKEIPLTESIADIGRQTTLHALARWFTGR